One region of Pseudoalteromonas galatheae genomic DNA includes:
- the nhaR gene encoding transcriptional activator NhaR, giving the protein MQDMINYKHLKYFWVVSHEGSIARASTKLNITPQTISGQLSLLEERIGCALFQKEGRGLRLTDTGHLVLRYADEIFELGNELGDVIRGSGTVGPADFIVAASSGLPKTIVHKIIAPALTIDHEIRLTSLEGPVESLLADLAVHKVDLVLSDVPVTGALSVKAYNHFLGESGITFFAAPSLAEQYRKDFPNSLSEAPLLLPTNQHEIRKEFDFWLSDKNIRPNIVAQFDDSALLKSFGQSGLGAFFMPSAIAQSIVETFHVEAFGTLPEVKQKFYAISAERKIRHPAIAAIFEAAKASLFAS; this is encoded by the coding sequence ATGCAAGATATGATCAATTACAAGCACTTGAAGTATTTTTGGGTTGTCTCTCACGAGGGAAGTATCGCCAGAGCAAGTACAAAACTCAATATTACTCCGCAGACAATCAGTGGACAATTATCCCTTCTTGAGGAGCGTATTGGCTGCGCGCTTTTTCAAAAAGAAGGCCGAGGGTTACGCTTGACCGATACAGGGCATCTCGTCCTGCGTTATGCTGATGAGATTTTTGAGCTTGGGAATGAGCTGGGTGATGTGATCCGAGGAAGCGGTACGGTTGGGCCCGCTGACTTTATTGTGGCTGCATCTAGCGGGTTACCCAAAACAATAGTGCATAAGATTATAGCGCCTGCATTGACCATAGATCATGAAATTAGGTTAACTAGTTTGGAGGGGCCGGTCGAAAGTTTACTGGCTGATCTGGCAGTACACAAAGTTGATCTAGTGTTAAGTGATGTGCCGGTTACAGGTGCTTTGAGCGTTAAAGCTTACAATCATTTTCTTGGGGAGAGTGGCATTACTTTTTTTGCTGCCCCGTCTTTGGCTGAGCAGTACCGCAAAGATTTTCCTAATTCGCTAAGTGAAGCGCCCTTACTACTACCTACTAATCAGCATGAAATCCGAAAAGAGTTCGACTTTTGGCTGAGTGATAAGAATATTCGTCCAAATATCGTGGCACAATTTGATGACAGCGCACTACTTAAGTCATTTGGACAATCAGGGTTAGGCGCCTTTTTTATGCCATCTGCAATAGCACAGAGTATTGTTGAAACTTTTCATGTTGAGGCCTTCGGTACTCTGCCTGAAGTAAAGCAAAAATTTTATGCAATTTCGGCGGAAAGAAAAATCCGACACCCTGCTATTGCCGCTATTTTCGAAGCTGCTAAAGCGTCATTATTTGCAAGCTGA
- a CDS encoding LysR family transcriptional regulator gives MYSIAELETFLAIIKHQGVVNAAKQLRLSPATVSHRLNKLEQHLGTTLLFRDSRTLTLSPAGSAFRERVEHILEALYDAEHEIGARGSAVSGLLRVTMPPWVFSQFVMPNLSQFEQAHPQLALDFLINDQFVNIVEGAQDVAIRVGQLADSGLLARKLCDNHRILCAAPSYIDRYGMPENISELQNHFFVCLPWQREFKLKEPNGRIVHFNAKTRFTISNSDNMTSAALAGHGIAVKSHIAIRDNLKRGELVPIIPGCLESGDAPIWFVRPQHSLKTRKAEAFYEFMKELFENKG, from the coding sequence ATGTATTCAATTGCTGAACTCGAAACATTCTTAGCTATTATTAAGCATCAAGGAGTGGTTAATGCTGCGAAGCAATTGAGGCTCTCGCCTGCGACAGTTAGTCATCGTCTTAATAAGTTAGAACAACATTTAGGCACGACTTTGCTGTTTAGAGATAGTCGTACGCTAACATTGTCCCCTGCCGGAAGTGCTTTTAGAGAGAGGGTGGAGCATATATTAGAGGCGCTTTATGATGCTGAGCATGAAATAGGTGCAAGGGGCTCAGCAGTGAGTGGGTTACTTCGTGTCACTATGCCGCCTTGGGTGTTTTCACAATTTGTGATGCCAAATCTTAGTCAATTTGAGCAAGCGCACCCACAGTTAGCACTCGATTTCCTGATCAATGACCAGTTTGTAAACATAGTTGAAGGTGCTCAAGATGTTGCGATACGTGTTGGGCAGCTGGCTGATTCGGGGTTATTGGCGAGAAAGCTATGCGATAACCACCGGATATTATGTGCAGCGCCGAGCTATATTGACCGCTATGGCATGCCTGAAAATATCAGCGAATTACAAAATCACTTTTTTGTATGCTTACCTTGGCAACGAGAATTTAAGTTAAAAGAACCAAATGGTAGAATTGTACACTTTAACGCAAAAACTCGTTTTACGATTTCAAACTCAGACAACATGACTTCTGCCGCCTTGGCTGGCCACGGTATTGCAGTTAAATCTCACATCGCCATCAGAGATAACCTAAAACGGGGTGAGTTAGTGCCTATTATTCCAGGTTGTCTCGAAAGTGGCGACGCACCTATTTGGTTTGTCAGGCCACAGCACTCGCTGAAGACACGCAAGGCAGAGGCATTCTATGAATTTATGAAGGAATTGTTCGAAAATAAGGGCTAA
- a CDS encoding haloacid dehalogenase type II, whose translation MPNISQANSKVERPEVIFFDVNETLLDLESMNKPVSQVLAGDESLLPLWFSTMLHHSLVTTVSGDYQDFGKIGVAALQMVAKNKGLTITDAQAKQAIVPALLSLPPHQDVIPALKRLKQAGFKLVSLTNSSNAGVKAQFENAGLITYFDQRLSIEDIKVYKPDLRAYEWALQQLNIRPDQALMVAAHGWDVAGAKAAGMQTAFIARPQKQLYPLAKAPDYVLTDLTSLADELTTSENE comes from the coding sequence ATGCCGAATATTAGCCAAGCCAACTCAAAGGTTGAACGCCCGGAAGTTATTTTCTTCGATGTCAATGAAACCTTACTTGATTTAGAGTCAATGAATAAACCAGTTAGCCAAGTTTTGGCGGGTGATGAGTCCCTATTACCCCTTTGGTTTTCCACTATGCTACATCACTCGTTAGTGACTACAGTAAGTGGTGATTATCAAGATTTTGGCAAGATAGGCGTTGCCGCGCTACAGATGGTTGCAAAAAACAAAGGCCTAACGATAACTGACGCACAAGCTAAGCAAGCAATTGTGCCCGCCCTGCTCTCTTTGCCCCCGCATCAAGATGTCATTCCAGCGCTAAAACGGCTCAAACAAGCAGGCTTTAAACTCGTGAGTTTAACCAATTCATCGAATGCAGGAGTTAAAGCGCAGTTTGAAAATGCCGGTCTAATTACCTATTTTGATCAACGCTTGAGTATTGAAGATATTAAAGTGTATAAGCCCGACCTTAGAGCCTATGAGTGGGCGTTACAGCAACTAAATATTCGCCCAGATCAAGCGCTAATGGTGGCAGCTCACGGCTGGGATGTTGCCGGCGCTAAAGCCGCGGGCATGCAAACTGCGTTTATTGCAAGACCACAAAAGCAACTTTATCCACTGGCAAAGGCACCAGATTACGTGCTGACTGATTTAACAAGTTTGGCTGATGAACTCACCACTTCTGAAAACGAGTAG
- the exaC gene encoding acetaldehyde dehydrogenase ExaC — MIYANPNTEGAVVSFKSQYQNFIGGEWTPPVNGKYFDNISPVNGEVFCQIPRSNNADIELALDAAHAAKAEWGKTSVTERSNILLKIADRIETNLEYLAVAETWDNGKAVRETLAADVPLAADHFRYFAGCVRAQEGAIGEIDESTVAYHFHEPLGVVGQIIPWNFPLLMAAWKLAPALAAGNCVVLKPAEQTPASILLLMELIADLLPNGVVNVVNGFGKEAGEALATSTRIAKIAFTGSTPVGSHILKCAAENIIPSTVELGGKSPNIYFSDVMQADDDYLSKCIEGAVLAYFNQGEVCTCPSRLLVQEDIYDDFIAKVIERTKAIKRGNPLDTETMVGAQASQAQFDKILSYIDIGKKEGAEVLIGGEVAELGEGYHKGFYIQPTLLKGHNQMRVFQEEIFGPVISLCTFKDEAEALELANSSEFGLGAGVWTRDMNRAYQFGRQIEAGRVWTNCYHMYPAHAAFGGYKKSGIGRETHKKALDHYQQTKNLLVSYSTSPLGFF, encoded by the coding sequence ATGATATACGCAAACCCAAATACTGAAGGTGCAGTCGTCAGCTTTAAGTCGCAATATCAAAACTTTATTGGCGGTGAGTGGACGCCACCCGTTAACGGCAAGTACTTCGACAATATTAGTCCTGTTAATGGCGAAGTGTTTTGTCAGATCCCGCGCTCAAATAATGCAGACATTGAACTGGCACTTGACGCCGCCCATGCCGCAAAGGCTGAGTGGGGTAAAACTTCGGTCACTGAGCGAAGCAATATATTACTCAAAATCGCAGACAGAATAGAGACAAACCTTGAATACCTAGCGGTGGCCGAGACATGGGATAATGGTAAAGCTGTACGTGAAACGCTAGCCGCGGATGTACCGCTTGCCGCTGATCATTTCCGCTATTTTGCAGGTTGCGTTCGTGCTCAAGAAGGAGCCATTGGTGAAATTGATGAGTCAACCGTGGCCTATCATTTTCATGAACCTCTGGGCGTTGTGGGACAGATCATCCCATGGAACTTCCCATTACTTATGGCCGCTTGGAAACTGGCACCCGCTCTCGCAGCTGGGAATTGCGTAGTGCTAAAGCCTGCGGAGCAAACGCCTGCGTCTATTTTGTTGTTGATGGAACTTATCGCTGATTTATTACCAAATGGCGTGGTTAATGTTGTGAATGGTTTTGGGAAAGAGGCAGGTGAAGCGCTTGCTACGAGTACACGTATCGCAAAAATTGCGTTTACAGGCTCGACTCCTGTGGGTTCTCACATCCTAAAATGTGCCGCTGAAAATATCATTCCCTCAACGGTGGAGCTAGGGGGGAAGTCGCCCAATATCTACTTTAGTGATGTGATGCAAGCTGACGATGATTACCTAAGTAAGTGTATTGAAGGCGCGGTGCTGGCCTACTTTAACCAAGGCGAAGTATGTACTTGTCCATCGCGATTGCTCGTGCAAGAAGATATATATGATGACTTTATAGCCAAAGTCATCGAACGCACCAAGGCGATTAAACGCGGTAATCCGCTTGATACAGAAACCATGGTTGGTGCACAAGCCTCACAAGCTCAATTTGATAAAATTCTTAGCTATATTGATATTGGCAAGAAGGAGGGGGCTGAAGTGTTAATTGGTGGCGAAGTCGCAGAGCTTGGCGAGGGTTATCATAAAGGCTTTTATATTCAGCCTACGCTGTTAAAAGGGCATAACCAAATGCGGGTATTCCAAGAGGAAATATTTGGTCCGGTGATCTCTTTATGTACTTTTAAAGATGAAGCGGAGGCGTTGGAATTGGCGAATAGCTCTGAGTTTGGTTTAGGTGCTGGGGTGTGGACTAGAGATATGAATCGCGCATATCAATTTGGTCGCCAAATCGAAGCGGGTCGCGTCTGGACTAACTGTTATCATATGTATCCTGCGCACGCGGCATTTGGTGGTTATAAAAAATCAGGCATTGGCAGAGAAACTCATAAAAAGGCGCTGGATCATTACCAACAAACCAAGAACCTCTTGGTGAGCTATAGCACCAGTCCTTTAGGGTTTTTCTAA
- a CDS encoding helix-turn-helix domain-containing protein: MQISKHRSRVERLVENKISFAANHVELSVYDTYESTNGVKLASNEVLFCAMITGKKVMHVDSCDYHQPFLPHQSFVLAPEQTVFIDFPDASLSAPTTCLAIEISREKINTVSEKLALSLPSDFNYQKQLVHTEHNWQTQHCLGRLLHLFSENEAERGYFIDLAMDELIARLLQQQSRDLLLGAVKQTPDQNGLYQAMHYLKTHLDEPLDVEKLCKISCMSRSRFFNQFKKSFATTPQQWLQARRLAEAKAKLKAGIQITAISFALGFKHPSQFSRAFKQAFNITPKDYQLQALKADKNDWLLR, encoded by the coding sequence TTGCAGATCTCTAAACATCGCAGTCGTGTCGAACGCTTAGTTGAAAACAAGATAAGTTTTGCCGCCAATCACGTAGAGCTGAGCGTCTATGACACTTACGAAAGTACCAATGGAGTCAAACTCGCCTCTAATGAAGTGTTGTTTTGTGCAATGATCACGGGCAAAAAAGTGATGCACGTAGACAGTTGTGACTATCACCAGCCCTTTTTACCTCATCAAAGCTTCGTATTGGCACCAGAACAAACCGTATTTATAGACTTTCCCGACGCCAGCTTATCCGCTCCCACCACCTGTTTAGCAATTGAGATCAGCCGAGAGAAAATTAATACCGTGAGTGAGAAGTTAGCGCTTTCGCTTCCTAGTGATTTTAATTATCAAAAGCAGCTGGTTCACACCGAGCATAACTGGCAAACCCAGCACTGCTTGGGGCGATTGCTCCATCTGTTCAGTGAGAATGAGGCTGAGCGGGGGTACTTTATCGATTTGGCAATGGACGAACTAATTGCAAGACTACTACAGCAACAAAGCCGAGATCTGCTGTTAGGCGCAGTAAAACAAACACCAGATCAAAACGGTTTGTATCAAGCGATGCATTATTTGAAGACTCATTTAGACGAGCCATTAGATGTAGAAAAGCTCTGTAAAATTAGCTGCATGAGTAGAAGTCGCTTTTTCAATCAATTTAAAAAGTCATTTGCGACGACGCCACAGCAGTGGCTCCAAGCACGAAGACTAGCTGAAGCAAAGGCAAAACTAAAAGCAGGAATTCAGATCACCGCAATTAGTTTTGCACTCGGCTTTAAACATCCAAGTCAGTTCAGTCGAGCGTTTAAACAAGCCTTTAATATCACGCCAAAGGACTATCAACTTCAGGCACTAAAAGCCGATAAAAACGACTGGTTACTCCGTTAG
- a CDS encoding trehalase family glycosidase, translated as MQYQSNFYSTEIFKAVQSAGLFSDSKVFADAIAKIPLAEIENQYVMQKPTGEALLRFVHAHFDFVANKELDALPDFTSAQQYISALWSRLSRKPSTVAKGSLLPLPHPYVVPGGRFNEIYYWDSYFTALGLLDANRSDLVEGMLDNFVSLIDRIGHVPNGNRDYYQSRSQPPVTALMVDLLWQEKSHDEQWLSRVTQALLKEHQFWQTGEGLSCTDKKAQYRVVIMPCGGKLNRYWDPLAAPRPESFIEDIELAAAVTDSETFYQHIRAACESGWDFSSRWLANADDLASIRTTDIIPVDLNALLVLLESQIARCFEKLNELTQAQYYANLASNRSALIQKYCWCDKKGWFFDVDLNDYARTTVESLAGVVPMFAELVTPEQAEHIGKKLEAEFLQQGGLVSTLVTTSQQWDSPNGWAPLQWFAVSGLRAYGQNQLANKIMQAWLYAVETGFEQIGCLLEKYNVVEPDKQASGGEYVVQQGFGWTNGVTSRFYRLLVPEVDSPLA; from the coding sequence ATGCAGTACCAATCAAACTTTTATTCCACAGAGATTTTCAAGGCGGTGCAAAGCGCTGGCTTGTTTTCAGACAGTAAAGTTTTTGCAGATGCCATCGCAAAAATTCCGCTCGCAGAGATAGAAAACCAGTATGTGATGCAAAAGCCGACGGGAGAGGCGTTACTTAGATTTGTGCATGCGCATTTTGACTTTGTTGCCAACAAAGAGCTAGATGCCTTACCTGACTTTACTAGTGCGCAGCAGTATATCAGTGCGCTGTGGTCGCGTTTATCTAGAAAGCCGAGTACCGTTGCTAAAGGCTCCTTGCTACCTTTACCTCATCCGTATGTAGTACCGGGTGGACGTTTTAATGAGATTTATTACTGGGATAGCTACTTTACGGCACTTGGGCTTTTGGATGCGAACAGAAGCGATCTCGTTGAGGGAATGTTAGATAACTTTGTGAGTCTTATTGATCGTATTGGACATGTACCTAACGGTAATCGAGATTATTACCAAAGCCGCTCCCAGCCGCCTGTAACCGCATTAATGGTTGATTTGCTGTGGCAGGAAAAATCCCACGATGAGCAGTGGTTATCGCGAGTTACTCAGGCATTACTGAAAGAACATCAGTTTTGGCAGACCGGAGAGGGTTTGAGTTGCACGGATAAAAAAGCGCAGTACCGAGTCGTAATCATGCCGTGTGGGGGCAAACTGAATCGCTACTGGGATCCGCTTGCAGCACCGCGACCAGAGTCTTTTATTGAGGATATAGAATTAGCCGCAGCGGTTACGGACAGCGAAACGTTTTATCAGCACATTCGTGCGGCTTGTGAGTCGGGGTGGGACTTTAGTAGCCGCTGGTTAGCAAACGCTGACGATTTAGCGAGCATTCGTACGACGGACATTATCCCTGTGGATTTAAATGCACTGCTGGTATTGCTTGAGTCGCAAATCGCGCGGTGTTTTGAGAAATTAAACGAGCTAACGCAAGCTCAGTACTATGCCAATTTAGCGTCAAATCGCAGTGCACTGATACAGAAATATTGTTGGTGTGATAAAAAAGGCTGGTTTTTCGATGTGGATCTTAATGATTATGCGCGTACCACAGTTGAATCTCTAGCGGGCGTTGTGCCTATGTTTGCTGAGCTGGTTACACCCGAGCAGGCAGAGCATATTGGCAAAAAACTCGAGGCAGAGTTTTTGCAGCAAGGTGGATTGGTTAGTACCTTAGTCACTACTTCACAGCAGTGGGACAGTCCTAATGGCTGGGCACCACTGCAGTGGTTTGCAGTGTCAGGTTTAAGGGCATATGGTCAAAATCAACTCGCGAATAAGATTATGCAAGCATGGCTTTATGCTGTTGAAACCGGCTTTGAGCAAATCGGCTGTTTGCTTGAGAAGTATAATGTGGTTGAACCGGATAAACAGGCAAGTGGCGGAGAATACGTGGTGCAACAGGGTTTTGGCTGGACTAACGGAGTAACCAGTCGTTTTTATCGGCTTTTAGTGCCTGAAGTTGATAGTCCTTTGGCGTGA
- a CDS encoding MFS transporter has protein sequence MNRARIILAMAVSYFLFAILLNSVGTVILQSIHSFGITKAQAATLEAFKDLPIAIVSFLVASVIPRVGFKIALTAVLAGVALICSITPMVAEFWILKLVFASVGAAFAVVKVSVYALVGQVTEGSNQHSSLLNFIEGVFMLGVLGGYWIFAAFIDNGDNSLGWLNVYFVLAVLSAFTAFIVWISPIAKPEPTQATESSVSAFMAMLKLVAKPLVLVFVISAFLYVLIEQSIGTWLPTFNNEILSLPVNISVQITSVFAACLALGRLGAGIVLTKVHWYVVLNVCLAAMAGLVILTLPMTEGIEKTLISSLFDAPLVAFLMPLIGLFMAPIYPVINSVMLSSLPTTQHASMTGLIVVFSALGGSTGSMITGLVFQHFGGQQAFYGALIPMLVIAVCLYFFKSMSESSQSNHAHTPNQQKVS, from the coding sequence ATGAACCGAGCACGTATCATACTTGCCATGGCCGTTAGTTACTTCCTATTCGCTATTTTGCTTAATAGTGTAGGGACGGTCATTTTGCAGTCCATTCATAGTTTTGGTATTACAAAAGCCCAGGCCGCCACGCTAGAGGCATTTAAAGATCTTCCTATCGCCATCGTTTCATTTCTGGTTGCGTCGGTTATCCCCAGGGTTGGGTTTAAGATCGCTCTGACTGCAGTGCTCGCGGGCGTAGCATTAATTTGTAGTATCACTCCCATGGTCGCTGAGTTTTGGATTCTTAAATTAGTATTTGCTTCTGTAGGGGCGGCATTTGCGGTGGTTAAAGTGTCGGTTTATGCGCTGGTTGGTCAAGTTACTGAAGGGAGCAACCAGCATTCAAGCCTGCTTAATTTCATTGAAGGCGTGTTTATGTTGGGGGTCCTCGGCGGTTATTGGATTTTCGCGGCGTTTATTGACAACGGCGATAACTCTCTTGGATGGTTAAACGTCTATTTCGTGTTAGCTGTTCTGAGTGCTTTTACTGCATTTATCGTTTGGATTTCCCCAATTGCAAAGCCAGAGCCAACGCAAGCCACCGAGTCTAGTGTCTCTGCATTTATGGCGATGCTAAAGCTTGTTGCTAAGCCGCTTGTGCTGGTATTTGTGATTTCCGCATTTTTATATGTATTGATAGAGCAGAGTATAGGCACTTGGCTGCCTACTTTTAATAATGAGATCCTGTCATTACCGGTGAACATTAGCGTGCAAATTACCAGTGTTTTTGCTGCCTGCTTAGCACTCGGTCGGCTAGGTGCTGGCATTGTGTTAACCAAAGTACATTGGTATGTGGTGTTAAATGTTTGTCTTGCCGCTATGGCAGGGTTAGTGATTTTAACCTTACCTATGACTGAGGGTATTGAGAAAACGCTTATTTCTTCGTTATTTGACGCACCCCTCGTGGCTTTTCTCATGCCGCTGATCGGTCTTTTTATGGCGCCTATTTATCCAGTGATTAATTCGGTAATGCTAAGTAGTTTACCCACTACACAGCACGCTTCGATGACAGGGCTAATCGTTGTATTTTCAGCGCTGGGTGGTAGCACGGGTTCAATGATCACAGGTTTAGTATTTCAACATTTTGGCGGTCAACAAGCGTTTTATGGGGCACTTATTCCCATGCTGGTGATTGCTGTATGTTTATATTTTTTTAAATCGATGAGTGAGTCTAGCCAATCAAATCATGCTCACACGCCAAATCAACAAAAGGTGAGCTGA
- a CDS encoding LacI family DNA-binding transcriptional regulator: protein MGTTQLKLSDLARLAGVSTSTASRALNDNPLIKKETRERIQALAKEHHFSINAAASRLRMQKTKVIAVIINLEAETKQSVDDPFLLKVVSDINRAVNRKGYELLLSNSYMAGEDWHGYFISGRRADGVIVVGQGKEQARIERAAKAGTPIVVWGDPKTSANYPIVGSDNFIGGISATKHLIAKGASKLLFMGDPGHAELGERYRGFCHAVEEAQVEAQMVKIDITSEAAYASINALLRAQGLTFDGIFACSDMVALGVLKALKERYVSVPNDVRIVGFDDIAMAQISFPALTTIKQDTSAAAQLLVEKLLSQLSGEKTTSQEVPSSLVIRQSS from the coding sequence ATGGGAACTACACAATTAAAGCTATCTGATCTAGCAAGGTTAGCTGGAGTCTCTACCTCCACAGCTTCCCGTGCACTCAATGATAACCCACTGATAAAAAAGGAAACTCGAGAGCGTATTCAGGCGCTTGCAAAAGAGCATCACTTTAGTATCAACGCAGCGGCTAGTCGCTTACGGATGCAAAAAACCAAAGTCATCGCTGTTATTATTAATCTCGAAGCTGAAACCAAACAATCCGTTGACGACCCATTTTTACTTAAGGTAGTGAGCGATATAAATCGTGCAGTGAATCGAAAAGGTTACGAGTTACTGCTCTCCAATTCATATATGGCGGGGGAGGACTGGCATGGCTACTTTATTTCTGGGCGCCGAGCTGATGGAGTTATCGTCGTAGGGCAAGGCAAAGAGCAAGCACGAATCGAGCGGGCCGCAAAAGCAGGAACGCCAATCGTGGTGTGGGGCGACCCTAAAACTTCTGCTAATTATCCTATCGTTGGTAGTGATAATTTTATTGGTGGTATTAGCGCAACGAAGCACTTAATAGCCAAGGGTGCGTCTAAACTTCTGTTTATGGGCGACCCAGGTCATGCTGAACTTGGTGAGCGCTATCGGGGGTTTTGCCATGCGGTAGAAGAAGCTCAAGTAGAAGCGCAAATGGTTAAAATCGATATTACCTCAGAAGCAGCCTACGCTAGTATAAACGCTTTGTTGCGTGCACAAGGATTAACCTTTGATGGGATATTTGCTTGTAGTGATATGGTTGCACTTGGGGTACTAAAAGCCCTAAAAGAGCGTTATGTCAGCGTGCCCAATGACGTTCGAATTGTTGGCTTTGACGATATTGCGATGGCACAAATTAGCTTTCCAGCACTTACGACGATTAAACAAGACACTAGTGCGGCGGCGCAGTTATTGGTGGAGAAGCTACTCTCTCAGCTAAGTGGTGAAAAAACCACTTCTCAAGAGGTTCCATCCTCATTGGTTATCAGACAATCCAGTTAA